In the genome of Chelmon rostratus isolate fCheRos1 chromosome 12, fCheRos1.pri, whole genome shotgun sequence, the window CAGTTTGACATCAGTTGGTTTCTTGAACTACATACGATTTGTTTAATTCCCTTTGTGTGTTGTAGGGGTGGGCGTTATGACCTAGAAAACTCAAAGTATATAAGTGCAACAGTCAGCGTATAGCAGGACATGTCTGTCAAGtccatttacatacagcagcaacacactcacatactgacgtggcacacagcagaggaggctctcctgtaacaacagaaacagctgagtgtgtgttgcagtatgaaatGTGGAGATACTGTTTGGTCTGGCTGTGTCAGGCACAAAAAGCAATGTGAAAAAATTAGTTTCCCACATCCAACCTGCTACTCTGGTTGTTTAATTGGCTTCAGATGAGGCTCAACGTTCACAGAGCTTTTCTTGACAATCCTTCAGTATTAAATATGCCAACATTGCTCTGGCGCAAGTCTGCAATAGGTGCTACTAGCCATATTTGCTTCAGAACGTACTAAtgccaaattcaacaggctaaccagcaaaataaatagTAAGGCAACAAAACATTATCTAAACATACAGGTTCTAAGTTTGAACACAGTGTTGATCCATCCTTGAGGTTCTGTTTTGAAGCAAATCTTGCTTTGTATTGGTCCTCAAAGGTGTCCAAAGAGTTTTCCAGTTATTTTGTATTGGTTCTTGCAgcacacaacagaaatattGGTGTGCCTTGCTCATAATGTTACCTTTCACTTCCATTTTCCTGTTACCGGAGTCAGCATTATAGAAATGAGAATAGTAGTTACTGGgtgtaactccagttctgtgTGTACGTATGTAGCTCTCTACCTaaagtgcattatttttaacatgCTAAATTTAGCACATATATAATGACGTCATTGTAAAATCCATGTCATGGCAGAATGTGACATCAGTGACGAAACGGGTATACCGCCCACCCCTAGTGTGTTGTATAATGTTCTGGTTTGAATATTATTGTAAGAAAGAgtcatgtaaaaatgtgtcCTGGTTTCTGTGGTGTAATGAATATACAGATAGCAGTGCTATGGACGTTGACCACAAGTACCTCTTCATCTATTTTCGAAAAAAGCctgaagaaatgttttcttaCCGTCTTATGCTAAAACTATTGTTTTCCCCATATAGGCTAAGCAAGAGCAACTCACAATTCAAGTGATGCTACCTCATGttaaaagtaaaacaacaagTTTCAGTTCTACCATAATAATACCCATTATATTCTCTTTCTCATTATAAGTGGCTATTAAATGCCAAGTATGGAGCGTGTGGTGGTGTGGACAGGAGGTGTAACTGCTGTTTGACTTGCAGAGGTTATGGCTTTGTCAAGTTTGGGGAGGAGAGTGAGCAGAAGAAGGCGATCGAGGAGTGCCAGGGTACGATGCTGGGGGGGAAGCCACTCAGGCTCAGTATTGCTGTGGCAAAGAGGTAAGACACTGACAAGGAAACATGATGGAACACAGCAAAATATCTGGACTGTTCAATGAACAGACGCAGAAACTACCAAAGAAAACACACCCAGCAACACAGAGATTAGCATAGTAAGAGCTGCAATGCCACGATTCTGTCACTGTTGTCCAAATAGCTTGATGGTCTTAAAGTATTCTTACTCTCCATACATGTCTTACTGTGGTACGTCATGCACACACCATCATATGTCACAACCTTTGAATATGAACTCAAAATATCCCAGAATTTTACTTGAGAATAGTGTTTAAATAGTTGGCATCTCAGAtactgcagagagcagagcagaacatgAAATTTGAAGACCAAAACCTGCAACCAAAAGCCATCcaaaacaatttcaatttcattttattctgttgtgtcttctttttttcactcaTATCCATCTTGCACCTTTAAATCCCTTTAGATTCCATCTAGACATAAGGTTAAAGCCTTGCAGGTTTAGGGATCGGGTAAAAGCTGTGATTGGGTAATTTGATGACACAAGAGATGCACACACTTCTGTACAGCCTACattatcttttcatttgatagatgttttcatttgataGATTTTGATTCTGATAACTGAGCTGAATTATTCAATGCCCTTTGCCAGATTCCCATCAAAACTTAATGAgactttgttcttttttgtgttgcagccagAAGATGAGCAACTACCATGGAGGCCAGGGCCAGAATTACCATAGCAACTACAGCCAGTCCCAGTCCAGTTACTATGGCAGCAATAGCAGTGGGGGTCAGGGGGGTTACTACTCTCAGTGGGGTGGCTATGACCAGTATGGCGCCTACAACAACAGTGGCTACAACAGCGGCTACAATAGCGGCTACAACAGTGGGTACAACTATAACTATGGGCCCTATGGGTACCCCCCACCAGGCCACATGATGCCACCACCTCCCATGGGGATGCCACCCATGTCCACTGACATGTCAGGAGCTATAGAGGTGAGGGAACACCTCGGCTCCTGCAGGGGTTTTCATTCTAATGACAAGTCCATTTTTAGTGTTTCAGAAATAACTCCCAGTGTTTAATGTTTGTCCCCAGCAGAGCCACGAGGAGGCTGGGGACATGGAGGAGGACAATGCAGAAGGTAAGACTGTTTTTTAAACCATGATGAAGCTCTTTTTCAACTGTGTTCAACTACTATCATATAGGATTTGCTGTCAGCCAGTCAGCAGACATGTTCTTATGTTGCCAGGTTAGGGGTTTTACAAACAGGGCCTGGCCATTACTCATGTATCTGGGTAGCCAATGAAGTGTCCAGTAGAGTTGGAAATATGAGTTCTTCAGAGGTAGACCATTAAAAAAGTCAGTCATCCAGTCATTCAACCGAGTGTCCAGTGTTAGACAGTGTTTGCTTGGTTATTTACTGTAGCCAATGTCCTTTCTTTGCATGCACAGCTATACggtacacactgtatatatgACTGCTGGATGGTGTTTTACAGAACCCATCCCTGACTGTGACGTGGAGCAGTGGAACAAAGATTTTATGCAGCGCAGCGAGGAGCTCTACGATGCCATGATGGACAGTCACTGGGAACCCCTGGACTCTGTTAACTcccccatcccctccctctcttgATAATTCTTCCTCTTTTGATCTCACCCTAatccttttatgatttttgTACTCCCCATAAATCTGCCATGACCCGACACCCCGTTGACACCTTCAAAGGGCCAGCTCCAGTTCACTGTCTCAGTGCTTAGTAACTGATTGAAGACTGAGAGTCGTTCAAATGTACTTGTCCCTCTTCAAGTACACACAAATATTCACTTGattttaatgtttaccatgttggTAATATTCAAGAAGTTGTTGAATAATCAGTGAAGTACTGTGTAGTGCATGCCATGACTCCTAAAGTTTAAGGGTGTAGTGCTGGACCAGCCGTCTCTGCTGTTGACCGGTGCACAGTAGCTGTAGCAAACCGAATGTCATgtcaatttttcaatatttaatgaTGTCACTGATCCGTGTTGAAATGTGGCACCAGCAGAAGGTAACTTAGCTCACTGAATATGGCCCCAACTTTTTTTAGAAGTGATTGTCTTGTGAAGACAAAAGTTAAAACTATGCCTTAATTGTCATCAGCCAtgttcttcctctcagtctAGGATGCTCATTAGAATGACTTTGTATGTACAAGATATCAGTCtttcttgttcattttttaatgaaggaattgtccttttttctttttttttttgccttttttctgatttttctgaACATTATCTGGATAGAAGTTAAAGTATGGAAAGATGCTGATTTTGAACAGTAATCAACCACAAATTTAATTTATCACTGTTTCTGGACAGACTGTCTTTCTATATAATAGAACAATGGTACAACCTCCCGATACCTTTGAGCGCTGTGAAACTGCATGTAATGATTTTGTGAGGTTGACAGCTGATTTGCTGTATGAGATGTCAAGGCAGCATTTATCCTCTGCTGTTTGACTGAtgttttgtatatatttttttttttcctgagacgttttatcaataaaataaatttagGAGGAACATGGTCTTCTGTCTTCACCGGGAGATGAAGGAGTGTGTACTTTACAATTATCCCAAATTGTGAACATAATAACTGCTAGAAGTTTGTCTAAAACAAGGGATTTGAATAAAATTGAAGCAGATTTTCTGCTGAATCAGAGATGagttttcctgatatttttaGGATGTTTTTATAAAATTTTCtgcattatgtatttttttattttaaagtcttACATATTTAAGAGGTTTCCTTTTTTTGACAAACGAAGTGTTTTCTTCTAGACACTCGTATTTTTCTAATGCAGGACGAGCGTGAAGGCTGAGTGAATATAACATGTCTTCAGGTCTTCACTGCGCCCTTATCCTGTGAGATTCTTTTAAGTTTACATCTTTAcggtccagtgtgcaggatttagtggcacctagctgtgaggttgcagattgcaagaAACAAACTATTCGCCTCACCGTTCCCTTTCCAAGCCTCTAGAAACTACTGGTTTTCCTCACAGGAATGAATGAAACGCTGAGATATAGGCCTactgtatttaaaatatttatgttttttgtacaCCTGTTAAATCAAGAAGGCCTTATGACCCGCCATGAAGGATTGGCAACACTTCATGGGGGTTATGACCCGCAGGTTGGGAACCAGCGCATTAGAAAACAGCATGTTAGATACACAGGTTCATTTTTGAAAGCACACTTTGTCCATTTGTTTCAACAGGATTTGTTTGTAAGATAATCTTCAGTGGCAGGCAGCAGTCACTGCTTTAGTTCTTCTCTGTGTCGGTGTTACAGTCCGTCTCGTCAGTTAATCGCATCATGGCTCAGCTTTGTGTCCTCTGCGTCAGCACAGCTGGACTTGGTGTTGAGCAGTCCCAGTCCAGGCCTCCCAGGGCAGCACCAGCTGGGCCCCAGGCGGTACCAGCCCTGGTACAGTCCCCTCCAGCTCAGACAGCCCAGAGCGCCCCCCAGCAGCTGCGTGGGGAACTGAGGGAAGTAAGCtaacagacagagcagcagaaagatCCAGAGGCCGAGCAGAAGAACACAGAACAGGAAGAGGATCCTCAGAGGGGCATCTGAGATCCCACCCAGGCTCAGATAAGGTCCAAACACTGCCGTttcctcagccagcagcaggcagcagaggcagaggaggaagacgtcTTCTGAAACTTCATACCCCCTCCACAGCATCCCGGCTTTGAGGCACACAGACTTACTCTCCCCCTCTCGCAGCACCAACAGAGGCTGTCCATTGGTGACCTCTGGGCTGGCGAGTAAAGGTTCATAGCAGCTCCCTGTGGCGTTCTCCAGAAGGTCCAGGACTTTACAGAAGCCAAGCCACAAGCCGCCAGCCACCCCGAGCCGGGAGAGGTGacggatggagagagagagggagcgacggatggagaaggagaggaggaagacgaatGACCCAACAAAGATGCAGGTCCACCCCCACCCAGAGCGCAGGAACATCctggaagaagagagaagacGTGAACAGGTTTAGAAGTGAAGTGAGAGATTGGAGAAGGGAGGAAGTGATGGGAGGAAATTAGATCAACTTGATTTTGTTGTGTTGAAAATGAAGTGCAGCAGTAAAGCAGCAGGACACCACTGCCACATCAGAGGACAGCTAGAGGACAAACCACTGACATATTGTGAGAAGTTCTTTGAACAGCAGCACCCAGTCAGGGTGCAGGCCTGCAGTGTAGAACTGCTATGTCAGATGCAACTCTGTGGTTTGAAGAAGATAAGtgagcagaaggaaaacaggaagcagcctCACCTGTACAGGAAGTGGCTTCTCTTGGCAAAGACGCTGTGCTGGGAGACCCAGAGGCTCAGCGCCGGGCCGAACATCACCACCGCCGACAGCAACAGGTGGAAGTGCTGCCGGAACACCGTGTTACCCAGGCAACGGGCAGCCAGGTCCGTCAGGACCACCAGCACCATGTTGAGGAACATCTGGACCCAGAAACGGACGTCTGACCTGATCTCAACCGAAAACTGTTATGTGAAAAAGGACTGCTGCTGGCTCTGAGGGAAACAGTATGTTCGTGTTGATTATCCACCAATATAAACTGCATGCACTGTGTCATGCGACAAGGCTGGAGTCCTGTCTAGACTGCATGTATCACACGAGCTGATGCTGTGGATGACCGCTGTTGCATACTGGAACAGTTCAGCATCATAAGAAGCCAATCAGTCTGTTCACactaaatgatgtttttcttaGACTGAATCCCTTGGGCACACTGATGGAAGATGAACCCAGATCTATAAATCTAGAGAGGCTGGCTGTGTAGTACAAAATAGCTGAAGTCCTCTGGTGTTAGCTGCTAGCGTTCAGCATCCATGCGTACCGCAGCGTGCACTCTgcaacatgaatgaaatgacagcTGGCCTGAGCTGCTGAGACTGCGAATATGTGCACACTGTGAAATCCAAACGTGAAACTCTCCGATCCAGGAGGCACTTACTGTATCTGCCAGTGGCTACAGTGTTTTCACACGGAAGCTTTCAACAATGCAGCCAAACCACTTAACTGCTGCTTGGCTGCAGGAAGGTGAGTTGAGCGTCAGTCCTCTCTGACCTTGTGCAGCAGGTGTCCCACGTGTCTCCTTCACGCTTTCTCTTGCTGAGCAGCGACTGTCGATCACTTGTGCAGAAATGCAATGGCCGCCACCGTATTCCACTCAGCGATGGCCACCGCTGTGTCCCTGTGCGAGACATCCAAGAGTTGTAGCTTCAGAATGCCTTCCCTGATCGAACTATCTctacctctgctctgctctgttacTGATACCCGGCCTCTCCAACACAAATCCAGAGTATGTTCTCGCCCTGCCCGGGGCCTTGAAGGTGTCACATTGCTCCTACTGAGACGACAGAAGGGCACAGAGAGGTTGAACGAGTCACACTGATTCCTTGGTGTTAACTTGAATCACAGGATTTCTGACTAATTTACTCTTAATTGCCAGCAGAGtgagaggctgagagaaagCTGAGCAGCGCCAATCGAACCAGAGTCACAGGAAAGTCGTGAATTGTCAGCAACGATGTGAGATTAGATGCGACGTGTTGcattatgtgtgcgtgtgtgttggtgtgtattAATAGCTGTAACCTTTGTGCTGTATCTGGGCTGAgactcagctgctgcagctgtctgtctctgtcagtcaggaaatggtaacacacacacacacacacacacacctgtccactCTTCATCTACAGAATGACCCTTCAACCCAAACGTACTGTCCCTCACGTTATGcagaaaaacataattatttatCCGTTTTCTTGCTGAACGTCAAACGAAAGGATGCTAtaaagcttagcttagcataaagactggaaacagggggaaacagctagcctctcTCCCTCCAAAGGTAGCATAacccacctaccagcacctccaaagctcactgaTTGCTAAGTTAAATTCagtctgtacaaaaaccaaagttgTAAAACATATAGATATCATGTTATTATATCAAAATataataacatgttaattagtgagcttcagtggtgctggtaggcagataATTGAATCTGGCTAGctttttcctcctgtctgcaggTCCTGTGCTGAGCTAACCCGAGCTAGCATTTCGTATTTActacacagacatgagagcggtcCCTTCTGAACATCTAAcacttggcaagaaagcaaataagcttcTTTCCTTCAGTGTCTACGTGTTCCTTTAAGGCGGAAAGAACTGGATTTTGCAAAAGTGATGAGCTTAAACATCTATCTTATGTTAGTTTGGTGGTCTGTCTTCATGGAACCACATGTTCACCATCAGTTTCCAGTGCATACTGACAAGCAGCTGCAGTGACCTGCCCGGGGGCCCTGGGAGAGGAAATAAGGTGCTGCAGCCCTGCACTGTTGCTCTGTGGGTGATCCAGCCCTGCTGACATTTTGTCCAACGTTACTATCAGAGGCATTCAGAAGCTGTGATCCATCTTGAATTTCTGCTGTTAAGATAGGAATTAGCCAAATGTGTGTCATAATGAGAGAGAGCTTGTAGGACCCAAAAGAGGAACAGTAGGGAGGCAGAAATCAGTGCAAGCAGTTTATTAGTTCACTATCAATGTTCACAATGTGCAGTTCGCTGGAGATTGATCCGGGCGAGCGACTAGGAACAGCAGATGAAGGGAGATCAGGGAGAGCTCAGCTGACTTATGGCAGGAGATCCAGGTGGAGGCTTGGAGGTTTCTGGGCAGAGGGGACAACGCACAGGCGTGAGGTCAGGAGCACAGAGCAGACCAGCAAGAGCAGAATAGGAGCTGAGACTGACCTGAAGGACTGGGGTCTATATACTGTGAGCGTTGATTGCTCGATGAAGCTCAGacgcagacagagacacagtgacacatgtatggattttgttttgttgttgtgatatctttgcatttgtttctgtggtggttttgttCCCGCGACTGTCCTATCGGTTTCCTGGTGACTGCTTGTTTTTTGCCTGCCTACAGTTTCCACACTGGTGTATCAGACATGTTGCCAAATTTCATCTCAGTGCACATTTCTTATGCTTGTCATTTGTGCAATTCATATTCCCACTGGACATGTCCAGTTTGTGATTTGATGAAAATAATATCATGCCAAGGAGGATAATCACTATCTCGTTATGTCTTGTTCACATTACTGGACTGTGACCatcctctgtccctcttttctgtGATGTCTGAGCAGAACTCTCCTGTTCGTCTGCTCGATTCTCTCTTGAACCTGCCTGTCGTGTCCTGAAATAAAGGTTGACCTGGTCTCAGAGTGTTAAATGTCCCCCTTCTCTCATTCCAGCTGCATGCCGACAGGCTGAACGACCCAGATGAGTTACAGCCGAGATTTCAGCCACCAACCACTACGTTTGTTCCATCACTACTGACTCATACAAATGAGAAAACTGAGGCAATGTTCCCACATGTTAGagcacactgaaatatttcaggtttattatttaattaacaATCAATTGTTcgatcaataatcaatcaatcaatactTCAACTTACTATCAAATGGAAGCTTCACACTTCTTATTTGCACTGGAGTTCTAATCAAAGTTCTAAGTGATTCTCAGATGTCTAAGGGCCTATGGATGGCAGAGCGCTGCCCCCCAGCACCACTGTGaggaatctgggagtcatctttgatcaggatgtGTCATTTTACTctcatgtaaaacacatttcaaggactgcctttttccacctacgtaacattgtaaaaatcaggcacttcctgtctcaaaacgatgcagaaaaactggtccacacatttgttacttGCTGTCTGGGTTATTTCCATTCCTTCCTCTCAGGCTGTCACAATGCGTTGCaaatccagaatgctgcagcaCCTGTTATTCGCCTGatattagctgctctgcactggctgcctgtaaaatccagaatagaacCTGCAGAGCATTAAAtggcaccatcttatcttaaagagctcacAGTACCCTGGACTATTGATCAgagctgcatctcctgccaTGGCTATTAGCTATAccaccattattattagatcaataGTGCTTGTTATGTTCATCTACTATCTGCcattaatatgtaaatacatcacatacataaatatatcacagaTGTATATActatgccatatgtacttcataTAGCTGtaaatctattagagctgtcaatactgtgatttctggagctgcactacctgagccatttgtgtgggttgtagactccgtctcatgctaccactagagtgaaagcaccgccagcattcaaaagtgaccaaaacatcagccagaaagcataggaactgagaagtggtctgtggtcaccacctgcagaaccactgCTTTATTGGGggtgtcttgctaattgcctataattctacctgttgtctccattttcacaacagcatgtgaaactGATCGTCAATCAGTGTTGTTTCCTAAGTGGACAGTTTGATGTCATAGAAGTGTGATTGCCTTGGatttacattgtgttgtttaagtgttccctttatttttttgaacaGTGTATATCAGTGGGAATGGAGAAATCATTTCATACACCTCCAAACGCAGTGCATTCAGTCACGAGTCACGATAATGACTGATGAGTGCTGGAAGATAACCAGAGAGTTTAACCACCAGCTTTCTGACACAGTGTCAACAGGAACTGATTCCCACGTGAACAGTAGAGTAGCTCAActacttggaaaaaaaaaaattaaatttcatAGAGAAAAGCATCCACATGTTGAGTCAGCTTAAACACCAAAGCTTTGCACTGGGATCGATTATGGGTGAAAAGTTAGAAGGCGAGCGGAGACGTCTGAGAATTGATGAACTGTTGAACGGTAGGTAAAAGTAGGTAAGAAATAGACAGCTTAATGTACAGACAGTGATTCATTGAGCTTCTGACACTCCAaactttaaaagtaaaaaagcaaACTTGGCCACACCAAACTAAACACTGTATGAAAAGTCACTGTAATTGGATCCACTTTTAGCACTGGATGGTGTTaaatgaaggaaaggaaaaatgaTACAGAAGAGTCCTGCCTGGGTTCAGTGGTTGAGAGAAGAATCATTAAGCGGACGAGTGTTACAACATAACAGCTGTTCAAACTGAAGTGGATCTAATAGATCACTCACATGCTGCAGCCTTCCACCATCCAACAAGTGAGCCTGACACTACGGTTAAGTAAGTGACCCCCACCCTTTAGGAACATGTGGTGCAGGCTTGATTTCCAAAGCTGGTAGAGCTGCACATCATCTTTCTGAGACCAGCGTAATCTAACTTCCTTGTGTTAAGAGGTTCAGTCTCATGCAGTTATTACCGTCAAGTTGATCTGATGTATGAGGATGAAACACAAAGCTGAGATAAAGCGGGTGTGATATTTATCTTTAGTGCAACAGCACCCCCACGAGCAACTCTCTCGTCTTGGCTCACTACAATCCCATGTGTGCTGCTGACATCTACAGGAATAACAGAGAATATGTTGGCAGACTACTGCTAATAACCAGC includes:
- the fitm1l gene encoding fat storage-inducing transmembrane protein 1, with protein sequence MFLNMVLVVLTDLAARCLGNTVFRQHFHLLLSAVVMFGPALSLWVSQHSVFAKRSHFLYRMFLRSGWGWTCIFVGSFVFLLSFSIRRSLSLSIRHLSRLGVAGGLWLGFCKVLDLLENATGSCYEPLLASPEVTNGQPLLVLREGESKSVCLKAGMLWRGYEVSEDVFLLCLCCLLLAEETAVFGPYLSLGGISDAPLRILFLFCVLLLGLWIFLLLCLLAYFPQFPTQLLGGALGCLSWRGLYQGWYRLGPSWCCPGRPGLGLLNTKSSCADAEDTKLSHDAIN
- the trnau1apb gene encoding tRNA selenocysteine 1-associated protein 1-like isoform X1, with the translated sequence MFNRQTSLWMGDLDPYMDENFIKQAFSAMGESPFGVKIITHRITGGSAGYCFVELADEASVDRCVQRLNGKLVPGSNPPRKFKLNYATYGKRPEAGPEFSVFVGDLASEVDDFQLHQVFKKYLSCKGAKVVTDQYGYSRGYGFVKFGEESEQKKAIEECQGTMLGGKPLRLSIAVAKSQKMSNYHGGQGQNYHSNYSQSQSSYYGSNSSGGQGGYYSQWGGYDQYGAYNNSGYNSGYNSGYNSGYNYNYGPYGYPPPGHMMPPPPMGMPPMSTDMSGAIEQSHEEAGDMEEDNAEEPIPDCDVEQWNKDFMQRSEELYDAMMDSHWEPLDSVNSPIPSLS
- the trnau1apb gene encoding tRNA selenocysteine 1-associated protein 1-like isoform X2 — protein: MFNRQTSLWMGDLDPYMDENFIKQAFSAMGESPFGVKIITHRITGGSAGYCFVELADEASVDRCVQRLNGKLVPGSNPPRKFKLNYATYGKRPEAGPEFSVFVGDLASEVDDFQLHQVFKKYLSCKGAKVVTDQYGYSRGYGFVKFGEESEQKKAIEECQGTMLGGKPLRLSIAVAKSQKMSNYHGGQGQNYHSNYSQSQSSYYGSNSSGGQGGYYSQWGGYDQYGAYNNSGYNSGYNSGYNSGYNYNYGPYGYPPPGHMMPPPPMGMPPMSTDMSGAIESHEEAGDMEEDNAEEPIPDCDVEQWNKDFMQRSEELYDAMMDSHWEPLDSVNSPIPSLS